One genomic region from Xiphophorus couchianus chromosome 21, X_couchianus-1.0, whole genome shotgun sequence encodes:
- the LOC114136456 gene encoding butyrophilin subfamily 1 member A1-like, with protein MIRTRRFLFLLFLPFVWADIKEESETSKSCVLNQDCILPCRFENGVTDMRWFLYKTSSLIVSYNQSGSRYSESFRSRASLFEDQISRGNGDLLLRGVKVDDEGEYRCYANIIGIYDRYYVDLAVEAPVSDIRIHQDGNRITCSSEGIYPQPELTWSTEPPSNTTLQNRTTVHQTEEKLYDISSSLTVPDGSDRIYSCTIRTRRNQRRATLNIPASVDFSGAEVTICCNSSDYYGTSLVWRFNHSQIILTKTDRNISNISEEWRKHVRNVSASGSLTLQDVTSDQEGVYSCELSGDEETIITHLYLRRTGENLVVPELIRRTVVCVVIAAAAAGFIMFYKKKMEESEALQL; from the exons ATGATCAGAACCAGGagattcttgtttttattatttttaccgtTTGTGTGGGCTGATATTAAAGAAG agtCTGAGACCAGCAAGTCCTGTGTTCTCAACCAGGACTGCATTTTACCATGTCGGTTCGAGAACGGGGTTACTGACATGAGATGGTTTCTATATAAAACATCGTCTCTGATTGTATCATATAACCAAAGTGGCTCCAGATACTCTGAGAGCTTCAGATCCAGAGCGTCACTGTTTGAGGATCAGATCTCCAGAGGAAACGGCGACCTGCTGCTGAGAGGAGTGAAGGTTGATGATGAGGGAGAATATAGGTGTTATGCAAACATAATTGGCATCTATGATAGATATTATGTTGACCTTGCAGTAGAAG CTCCAGTCTCTGACATCAGAATCCATCAGGATGGAAACAGGAtcacctgcagctcagaggggaTCTACCCTCAACCTGAACTCACCTGGTCCACTGAGCCTCCATCCAACACGActctgcagaacagaaccacaGTCCATCAGACTGAGGAGAAGCTTTATGACATCAGCAGCTCTCTGACGGTTCCAGACGGTTCTGATCGGATCTACAGCTGcaccatcagaaccaggaggaaccAGAGGAGAGCAACTTTAAATATTCCAG cCTCTGTGGATTTCTCAGGAGCTGAAGTTACAATCTGCTGCAACTCTTCAGATTATTATGGAACCAGTTTGGTCTGGAGGTTCAACCACAGTCAGATCATCCTGACCAAGACTGACAGAAACATCTCCAACATCTCAGAGGAGTGGAGGAAACATGTGAGGAATGTTTCAGCGTCCGGCAGCCTCACCTTACAGGATGTGACCTCAGATCAGGAGGGAGTTTACAGCTGTGAGCTCAGTGGTGATGAGGAGACGATTATAACTCACCTCTATCTGAGGAGGACTGGAG AGAATCTGGTGGTTCCTGAACTCATCAGACGGACGGTGGTTTGTGTTGTgattgcagcagcagcagctggattCATAATGTTCTACAAGAAGAAAATGGAGGAAAGTGAAGCTCTGCAGCTTTAA